One genomic window of uncultured delta proteobacterium includes the following:
- a CDS encoding membrane hypothetical protein (Evidence 5 : No homology to any previously reported sequences), which produces MTRFLCIALQLVALALSGLAVAVFSVPLTPEGLVGTPSRMQAGVFLLATMPLDGMAYLQALNLLVWVPVVTAGLGYLHGIARLRLFGLIGAGVNAAALGYLYYMVPAVASPKGLAWPILGTALLFAGSAVCMLTLGRRTGGKGVRGPAVFVLLLLWLGSVGILGWGVWGKVLSAASLAGIAGTVLGLTLAFYCLARAIKSAGAKKGGSGAVFLLLPLLLCAACAYYSPPLALPLGAGILVFLAACLP; this is translated from the coding sequence ATGACGCGGTTTTTGTGTATTGCGCTGCAACTGGTGGCGCTGGCTCTTTCCGGGCTGGCCGTTGCTGTCTTTTCGGTGCCGCTCACGCCTGAGGGGCTGGTCGGCACGCCCTCCCGGATGCAGGCCGGGGTTTTTCTTCTGGCCACGATGCCCCTGGACGGCATGGCCTACTTGCAAGCGCTCAACCTTCTGGTCTGGGTTCCGGTTGTGACGGCCGGTCTGGGGTACTTGCACGGCATCGCGCGGCTCCGCCTTTTCGGATTGATCGGGGCCGGGGTGAACGCGGCGGCTCTGGGCTACCTTTATTATATGGTTCCGGCGGTTGCCTCGCCCAAGGGGCTTGCCTGGCCCATCCTGGGAACGGCTCTGCTGTTCGCGGGCAGCGCGGTATGCATGCTCACTCTGGGCAGGCGCACCGGCGGCAAAGGCGTCCGGGGCCCGGCGGTTTTTGTCCTGTTGCTGCTCTGGCTCGGGAGTGTGGGCATACTCGGCTGGGGCGTATGGGGCAAAGTTTTGTCGGCAGCTTCGCTGGCCGGGATTGCCGGTACCGTTCTTGGGCTGACGCTGGCCTTTTATTGCCTCGCCAGGGCCATAAAGAGCGCCGGCGCAAAGAAAGGGGGTTCCGGCGCGGTGTTTTTGCTGCTGCCCCTGCTGCTTTGCGCCGCCTGCGCGTATTACTCACCGCCCCTGGCTCTGCCCCTGGGGGCCGGGATACTGGTTTTTCTCGCGGCATGCCTGCCGTAG
- a CDS encoding hypothetical protein (Evidence 5 : No homology to any previously reported sequences) has product MNFVFAKKCVLPTGAANVLQSLNMAAAFSRAGADMSFFPGIKGNNGAERDALFRTALNDLGVDPPLAGGWDLLPGSHAGFYGARFRLKMAALRFASPGAVFYARDIKEASCIRRLLALPGRKHRFVFEMHEVLHRQAQNAAQKERLRREEAAVLRAAHGLVALTPSLGDMARDIFGYSGPVLVEPSAYNPAVFKPVDLFSAGSRWPGEEDDVQLVYLGRFHQGKGVENLVAAMEFLPLRVRLRIIGGSPADRYAALKAAAAAIPGGGARISFTGTLPQKDAAKAVAGAHIFVIPQEDGGVFFSPLKLYEALALGVPVLTTPLGVFAEQEAAGLVAAAPGTGPEDIAEGVMRLVRDGEKARSLREKGLAAAKTATWQARAERILAFCAGLSA; this is encoded by the coding sequence ATGAACTTCGTTTTTGCCAAGAAATGCGTTTTGCCCACCGGGGCAGCCAACGTGCTGCAAAGCCTGAACATGGCGGCCGCTTTTTCCCGGGCCGGGGCCGATATGTCCTTTTTCCCGGGGATAAAAGGGAACAACGGCGCCGAGCGTGACGCTCTTTTTCGGACCGCGCTCAATGATTTGGGAGTGGACCCGCCCCTGGCCGGCGGGTGGGATTTGTTGCCGGGGAGCCATGCCGGGTTTTACGGGGCGCGGTTCAGGTTGAAAATGGCCGCCCTGCGGTTTGCGTCGCCCGGCGCGGTTTTTTATGCCAGGGACATCAAGGAAGCCTCCTGCATCCGGCGCCTGCTGGCCTTGCCGGGACGCAAACACCGGTTTGTTTTTGAAATGCACGAAGTGCTGCACAGGCAGGCGCAAAACGCGGCCCAGAAAGAGCGGTTGCGCCGGGAGGAGGCGGCGGTTCTTCGGGCGGCGCACGGGCTTGTTGCGCTCACGCCTTCCCTTGGCGATATGGCCCGCGACATCTTCGGCTATTCCGGGCCCGTTCTGGTGGAGCCGAGCGCCTACAACCCTGCGGTGTTCAAACCCGTGGATCTGTTCAGCGCCGGTTCGCGCTGGCCGGGTGAAGAGGACGACGTGCAGTTGGTGTATCTCGGCCGGTTTCACCAGGGAAAAGGCGTGGAGAACCTTGTCGCGGCGATGGAATTTCTGCCTCTGCGCGTGCGGCTGCGGATTATCGGCGGGTCCCCGGCGGACCGCTACGCCGCCTTGAAGGCGGCTGCCGCGGCTATCCCCGGCGGCGGGGCGCGCATCTCGTTCACCGGAACCCTGCCGCAAAAAGACGCGGCAAAGGCCGTGGCAGGGGCGCATATCTTCGTCATTCCGCAGGAAGACGGCGGCGTCTTTTTTTCACCTCTGAAACTGTATGAGGCTCTGGCCCTGGGAGTTCCCGTCCTGACGACGCCCCTCGGCGTATTCGCGGAGCAGGAGGCGGCCGGTCTTGTCGCCGCCGCGCCGGGAACCGGGCCGGAAGATATCGCCGAGGGCGTCATGCGGCTTGTCCGCGACGGGGAAAAGGCCCGGAGCCTGCGGGAAAAAGGCCTTGCCGCCGCGAAAACCGCCACCTGGCAGGCCAGAGCGGAGCGTATTCTCGCTTTTTGCGCGGGGCTTTCCGCCTGA
- the dnaE gene encoding DNA polymerase III subunit alpha, which produces MSDFVHLHCHSEYSLLDGAIRLKDLCSRAKDYGMNAAAVTDHGNLYAALPFYLTAKDFGVKPIIGCEVYVCHDHTDRTSPLARTRHHLVLLAQNLTGYHNLTKLVSKSAMYGFYHRPRVDKAMLREHAEGIVALSACLAGEVPKAILRGSMDDAAALAREYHSIFPGRFFLEMQSNGLKEQETVNEKILELAETCAIPLVATNDCHYLGKDDVEAHDILLCIQTQAKVDDPARMRFETKELYYKNIEEMEKPFAHAPEALANTARIAFEMCEDYNFDLKSYHFPIYQLPEGISLEDEFRRLAREGLKQRLAKIPYQVDETLYWERLEQELSVICEMQFPGYFLIVQDFINWAKDHGIPVGPGRGSAAGSLVAWAIRITNLDPIPYNLLFERFLNIERISMPDIDVDFCERKRHEVIKYVGDKYGEDSVAQITTFGKMKAKAVVRDVGRALGLSFQETDRIAKLIPGALDMTIAKALEVEPDLKKLYDSDPVTTKLIDVSRRLEGLSRHASTHAAGVVISDKPMIEYLPLYKGKREETVTQYDMKVVEKVGLVKFDFLGLKTMTLIHDTLDAIREQGKTPPDLDTLPLTDAETYKLYSSGDTDGIFQVESSGMRQYLRQLRPTVFEDVIAMLALYRPGPLESGMVDEFIKRKHGEVAISYPVPELENCLKDTYGVIVYQEQVMQIAQIVGKYTLGGADLLRRAMGKKDPVAMAKERGKFIEGAVANNVTEKKANEIFDLMEQFAKYGFNKSHSAAYALISYHTAYLKTHYKHEFMAALLTSEMGNQDKLLKYIAACKDMEIPVDRPSVQESRREFIVRDGRIVFGLGGVKNVGDEAIREIIQAREDGGPFASLLDLCSRVSLRKVTKRVLENLIKGGACDCLNCTRASMFAALDLVVARAQKRQKEKDSSQMSLFALAGAEPEILPPGIGVSCEEERVEEWRDDEKMRFEKEALGFFLTSHPLQPFRKELVRLGLTPLEECRDLSGATSIKTAVLVTGIKEYITKKGDRMAFCQVEDLTASGECTFFPEAYADCRELLHSDLPLCLECRPSERVEETRQDDEDEEVLREIKLLGSAVTPLEQACAACQEPVCIDLKSGDVTPARIAELKVLLEQHKGPAPMHVTFREDGFWCRLELSPAYTVQPGRELENDLAVWSAGQGA; this is translated from the coding sequence ATGTCTGATTTCGTCCATTTGCATTGCCATTCGGAATACAGCCTTCTGGACGGGGCCATCCGTCTGAAGGATCTCTGCTCCAGAGCCAAGGATTACGGCATGAACGCCGCCGCCGTCACGGACCACGGCAACCTGTACGCGGCCCTGCCCTTTTACCTGACCGCCAAGGATTTCGGCGTCAAGCCCATTATCGGCTGCGAGGTATACGTCTGCCACGACCACACGGACAGGACCAGCCCCCTCGCCCGCACGCGGCACCACCTTGTGCTGCTCGCGCAGAACCTCACGGGCTACCACAACCTGACCAAGCTGGTCAGCAAAAGCGCCATGTACGGGTTTTACCACCGCCCGCGCGTGGACAAGGCCATGCTCCGCGAGCATGCCGAGGGCATCGTCGCCCTCTCCGCCTGCCTCGCGGGTGAGGTGCCCAAGGCGATTTTGCGGGGCAGCATGGACGACGCGGCCGCCCTGGCCAGAGAATACCACAGCATCTTCCCCGGCCGCTTCTTCCTGGAAATGCAGTCCAACGGTCTGAAGGAACAGGAAACGGTCAACGAGAAAATCCTGGAGCTGGCCGAAACCTGCGCCATTCCCCTGGTCGCCACCAACGACTGCCATTACCTCGGCAAGGACGACGTGGAGGCGCACGATATCCTGCTCTGCATCCAGACCCAGGCCAAGGTGGACGATCCCGCCAGAATGCGCTTTGAAACCAAGGAATTGTATTACAAAAACATCGAGGAAATGGAAAAACCCTTCGCCCACGCGCCCGAGGCGCTGGCCAACACGGCCCGCATCGCGTTCGAAATGTGCGAAGACTACAACTTTGACCTGAAGAGCTACCATTTCCCGATTTACCAGTTGCCGGAAGGCATTTCCCTGGAAGATGAGTTCCGCCGCCTGGCCCGTGAAGGCCTCAAACAGCGGCTGGCGAAAATTCCCTACCAGGTGGACGAAACCCTGTATTGGGAGCGGCTGGAACAGGAATTGTCCGTCATCTGCGAGATGCAGTTCCCCGGCTATTTTCTGATCGTGCAGGACTTCATCAACTGGGCCAAGGACCACGGCATCCCGGTGGGGCCGGGGCGCGGTTCCGCCGCCGGGTCCCTGGTGGCCTGGGCCATCCGCATCACCAACCTCGACCCCATCCCGTACAACTTGCTGTTCGAACGGTTTTTGAACATCGAGCGCATCAGCATGCCGGATATCGACGTGGACTTTTGCGAACGCAAGCGCCACGAGGTCATCAAGTACGTCGGCGACAAGTACGGCGAGGATTCCGTGGCCCAGATCACGACCTTCGGAAAAATGAAAGCCAAGGCCGTGGTGCGCGACGTGGGCCGGGCGCTCGGCCTCTCCTTCCAGGAAACGGACCGCATCGCCAAGCTCATCCCCGGCGCGCTGGACATGACCATCGCCAAAGCCCTGGAGGTAGAACCGGACCTCAAAAAGCTGTACGACTCGGACCCGGTGACCACCAAACTCATCGACGTCTCCCGCAGGCTCGAAGGGCTCTCCCGCCACGCGTCCACCCACGCGGCCGGGGTTGTCATCTCCGACAAGCCCATGATCGAATACCTGCCGCTCTACAAGGGGAAACGGGAAGAAACCGTGACCCAGTACGACATGAAGGTCGTGGAAAAGGTCGGGCTGGTCAAATTCGACTTCCTGGGCCTCAAAACCATGACCCTCATCCACGATACCCTCGACGCCATCAGGGAACAGGGCAAAACCCCGCCGGATCTGGATACGCTGCCGCTAACCGATGCGGAAACGTACAAACTCTATTCCAGCGGCGACACGGACGGCATCTTCCAGGTGGAAAGTTCGGGCATGCGCCAGTATTTGCGCCAGCTCCGCCCCACGGTCTTCGAGGACGTCATCGCCATGCTGGCCCTGTATCGCCCCGGCCCGCTGGAATCCGGCATGGTGGACGAGTTCATCAAGCGCAAGCACGGGGAGGTGGCCATCAGCTACCCGGTGCCGGAACTGGAAAACTGCCTGAAAGACACCTACGGCGTCATCGTGTACCAGGAACAGGTCATGCAGATCGCCCAGATCGTGGGCAAGTACACCCTCGGCGGCGCGGACCTTTTGCGCCGCGCCATGGGCAAGAAGGACCCCGTGGCCATGGCCAAGGAACGGGGCAAGTTCATTGAAGGGGCGGTGGCCAACAATGTCACGGAAAAGAAAGCCAACGAAATCTTCGACTTGATGGAGCAGTTCGCGAAATACGGCTTCAACAAGTCCCACTCCGCGGCCTACGCCCTGATTTCCTACCACACGGCCTACCTCAAGACGCACTACAAACACGAGTTCATGGCCGCTCTCCTCACCTCGGAAATGGGCAACCAGGACAAGCTCCTTAAATACATCGCGGCCTGCAAGGACATGGAAATCCCGGTGGACCGGCCCTCCGTGCAGGAAAGCCGCCGCGAATTCATCGTGCGGGACGGGCGCATCGTCTTCGGCCTCGGCGGCGTCAAAAACGTGGGGGACGAAGCCATCCGCGAGATCATCCAGGCCCGCGAGGACGGCGGCCCCTTTGCCTCCCTGCTGGACCTGTGCAGCCGTGTGAGCTTACGCAAAGTCACCAAGCGCGTTCTGGAAAACCTGATTAAGGGCGGCGCCTGCGACTGCCTTAACTGCACCCGCGCCTCCATGTTCGCGGCGCTGGACCTCGTGGTCGCCCGCGCCCAAAAACGCCAGAAGGAAAAGGACTCCAGCCAGATGTCCCTCTTCGCGCTGGCCGGGGCGGAGCCGGAAATCCTGCCGCCGGGCATAGGCGTTTCCTGCGAGGAAGAACGCGTGGAGGAATGGCGCGACGACGAAAAAATGCGCTTCGAAAAAGAAGCCCTCGGCTTCTTTCTGACCAGCCACCCCCTGCAGCCGTTCCGGAAGGAACTCGTCCGCCTGGGCCTTACCCCGCTGGAGGAATGCCGCGACCTCTCCGGCGCGACCAGTATCAAAACAGCCGTGCTCGTGACGGGCATCAAGGAATACATCACCAAAAAAGGCGACCGCATGGCCTTCTGCCAGGTGGAAGACCTGACCGCCTCCGGGGAATGCACCTTCTTTCCCGAAGCGTACGCCGACTGCCGGGAACTGCTCCACAGCGACCTGCCCCTCTGCCTTGAATGCCGTCCCAGCGAGCGGGTTGAGGAAACGCGTCAGGATGACGAGGACGAGGAAGTTCTGCGGGAAATCAAACTGCTCGGTTCCGCCGTGACGCCCCTGGAGCAAGCTTGCGCGGCATGCCAGGAGCCGGTGTGCATCGACCTGAAATCCGGGGACGTCACCCCCGCGCGGATAGCGGAACTTAAAGTATTACTTGAACAGCACAAGGGACCGGCCCCCATGCATGTGACGTTCCGGGAGGACGGCTTCTGGTGCCGCCTGGAGCTTTCCCCGGCCTATACCGTGCAGCCGGGGCGGGAGCTGGAAAACGACCTCGCGGTATGGTCCGCCGGGCAAGGGGCCTGA
- the ygaP gene encoding Inner membrane protein YgaP, translating to MAQMIQPQQALRLVRDENAILADTREPDEYARMRIAGARLMPLSVLACLPEDEDKERPIVYFCRSGHRTKTGESLLDARGHARTYILEGGILGWKSAGLPLVVESLPLPVMRQVQLIAGGLILLFVLLGMVFSPFLWLAALVGLGLVTAGITGFCGMALVLQKMPWNRRRSSCKGS from the coding sequence ATGGCCCAGATGATACAGCCGCAGCAGGCGTTGCGCCTGGTTCGGGATGAAAACGCCATTCTCGCGGATACGCGCGAACCGGACGAATACGCGCGCATGCGTATCGCCGGGGCGCGCCTCATGCCGCTTTCCGTGCTCGCCTGTCTGCCCGAAGACGAGGACAAAGAACGGCCCATCGTGTATTTCTGCCGTTCGGGACATCGGACCAAAACGGGAGAATCCCTTCTGGACGCGCGCGGCCACGCACGCACCTATATTCTCGAAGGCGGCATCCTGGGCTGGAAATCAGCCGGTCTGCCCCTGGTGGTGGAAAGCCTGCCCCTGCCCGTCATGCGGCAGGTCCAGCTGATAGCGGGCGGCTTGATACTGCTCTTCGTCCTGCTCGGCATGGTTTTTTCCCCGTTTCTCTGGCTGGCCGCCCTGGTCGGTCTCGGCCTCGTGACGGCCGGGATAACCGGATTCTGCGGCATGGCCCTTGTTCTGCAAAAAATGCCCTGGAACAGGCGGCGGAGCAGTTGCAAAGGTTCGTGA
- a CDS encoding Metal-dependent phosphohydrolase HD region produces the protein MSYGTVLIRFAFRAPRRMMPAMNACAAPKHDIPDMEPHFRAFSEYARSFYSGEADHDFHLDLKAEHSRNVFAHARGIADGEEFFLADHGRRSALLLAALYHDLGRFRQYDAYGTFSDAQSVNHAHLSVREMKRLRLLDGEDERVRGLALAGIVLHNRFAVPRSMDADALAVAKAVRDADKLDILRVMAAHLTGEGPVDPVVALGTVASPRVSPAVLAAFSERRLGFYGDMATTTDFKLLVCGWLYDLNYAFSRKTAAGEGYLAAILESLPDTDELAPHVAAYRKDLAAHAA, from the coding sequence ATGAGTTACGGAACGGTTCTAATCCGCTTTGCTTTTCGGGCGCCGCGCCGTATGATGCCCGCCATGAACGCCTGCGCCGCTCCCAAACACGATATTCCGGATATGGAACCGCATTTCCGGGCTTTTTCGGAATACGCCCGCTCGTTTTACTCGGGCGAGGCCGACCACGACTTCCACCTTGACCTGAAAGCCGAACACAGCCGTAACGTGTTCGCCCACGCGCGCGGCATTGCGGACGGCGAGGAATTTTTTCTGGCGGACCACGGCCGCCGGAGCGCCCTTCTTCTGGCCGCCCTGTACCACGACTTGGGCCGGTTCAGGCAATATGACGCATACGGGACTTTTAGCGACGCCCAGTCCGTGAATCACGCGCACCTGTCCGTGCGGGAGATGAAGCGGCTCCGCCTTCTTGACGGGGAGGATGAGCGCGTCAGAGGCCTTGCTCTCGCAGGCATCGTTCTGCACAACCGGTTTGCCGTTCCCCGGTCCATGGACGCGGACGCGCTTGCGGTGGCGAAGGCCGTCCGCGATGCGGACAAGCTCGACATCCTGCGCGTCATGGCCGCGCACCTCACGGGGGAAGGCCCGGTGGACCCGGTGGTCGCCCTGGGCACGGTGGCTTCACCCCGCGTTTCCCCGGCGGTTCTTGCGGCTTTCAGCGAACGGCGTCTGGGTTTTTACGGCGATATGGCCACCACCACGGACTTCAAGCTCCTGGTCTGCGGCTGGCTGTATGATCTGAACTACGCGTTTTCCCGGAAAACAGCCGCCGGGGAGGGGTATCTTGCGGCCATTCTCGAATCCCTCCCGGACACGGACGAGCTGGCGCCGCACGTCGCGGCGTACCGGAAGGATCTGGCGGCCCATGCCGCCTGA
- a CDS encoding Methyltransferase domain protein — MPPDSYGSAARWYGWTASRALRPAHERLAALCAARKFSRVVDIGCGTGHLAAMLAARGVAVTGVDASPAMLARAARIPWREPAPLFVLGGVPLPFPPRSFDAAVLSLVLHESDDEPETLLAEVLRVAPVCLVLEWRMPERNLDLPGQILVHAIERLAGKRHYARFRNFVRGGYLHGAAHRAKARVADEEPLMGGTMVLAEVIANSS, encoded by the coding sequence ATGCCGCCTGACAGTTACGGGTCCGCGGCCCGTTGGTACGGCTGGACGGCCTCGCGCGCGCTGCGGCCCGCCCATGAACGGCTGGCCGCCCTGTGCGCGGCGCGCAAATTTTCCCGCGTTGTGGACATAGGCTGCGGGACAGGCCACCTTGCCGCCATGCTGGCCGCGCGCGGGGTGGCCGTGACGGGCGTTGACGCATCCCCGGCCATGCTGGCGCGTGCCGCGCGAATCCCCTGGAGGGAGCCTGCCCCCCTGTTCGTGCTGGGTGGGGTTCCGCTGCCGTTTCCGCCCCGGTCCTTTGATGCCGCCGTTCTTTCCCTGGTTCTGCACGAATCGGACGACGAGCCGGAAACGCTGCTCGCGGAGGTCCTGCGCGTGGCCCCGGTTTGCCTTGTTCTGGAGTGGCGCATGCCCGAGCGCAACCTGGACCTTCCGGGCCAGATTCTGGTGCACGCCATAGAGCGGCTTGCGGGAAAACGGCATTACGCGCGGTTCCGCAATTTCGTGCGGGGGGGGTATCTGCACGGCGCGGCGCACCGCGCCAAGGCCCGCGTCGCGGACGAGGAACCGCTCATGGGCGGCACCATGGTGCTCGCGGAGGTGATTGCGAACAGCTCTTAG
- a CDS encoding hypothetical protein (Evidence 5 : No homology to any previously reported sequences), which produces MGLEITIRASYMGSAEECREKLNAFLEKEPSVVPGKSVSVATFGETVRASFFFAEEDVYFTFKDGNGLTVSAKTNGAGPGYHAYLTGLFERLRESCGLSWGDDAVEDDTGYWHSRDFEELRESMASWLTSLADALVENHMAGTVSGLAICMGTEHVPESDEHYAAHLLGWRERDFFRAIPQRGATEEDCEAFFIWWDEQTTPSFFLKCALCMMWCDCNWLSPVTDREKSLYTATFLCLESAWDDDPSLPFPVREWKEMAALSDSREIMEELERRFPGETAPGEKIGYLRGMVRINLGSGWRVTMPGAMHEELDGDDDTVQVFWDAIHTVRVSRFTVTGDGISAASLLDTVTEDVAEATEFFLENQEGVLARVAHEPQRDDGGTEYFGSFFFAAVDAGRILYISVFYDDEKDRPWAEAIFASCSWQNE; this is translated from the coding sequence ATGGGACTGGAAATCACGATCCGGGCTTCATATATGGGAAGCGCGGAAGAATGCCGGGAAAAGCTGAACGCTTTCCTGGAGAAGGAACCGTCCGTGGTTCCGGGAAAATCCGTCTCCGTCGCCACGTTCGGCGAAACGGTCCGGGCTTCCTTTTTTTTCGCGGAAGAAGACGTCTACTTCACCTTCAAGGACGGCAATGGGCTTACCGTCAGCGCCAAAACAAACGGCGCCGGCCCCGGATACCACGCCTACCTGACAGGCCTTTTCGAGCGCCTGCGGGAATCGTGCGGCCTTTCCTGGGGCGACGACGCGGTTGAGGACGATACCGGCTACTGGCACAGCCGCGACTTTGAAGAACTCCGGGAATCCATGGCAAGCTGGCTCACTAGCCTCGCGGACGCGCTGGTGGAAAACCACATGGCCGGAACCGTCTCCGGGCTTGCGATCTGCATGGGCACCGAACATGTGCCCGAGAGCGACGAACACTACGCCGCGCACCTTCTCGGCTGGCGGGAGCGCGATTTTTTCCGCGCCATCCCGCAGCGCGGCGCCACGGAGGAAGACTGCGAGGCATTCTTTATCTGGTGGGACGAACAGACGACGCCGTCGTTTTTCCTGAAATGCGCCCTCTGCATGATGTGGTGCGACTGCAACTGGCTCTCCCCCGTCACGGACCGCGAAAAGAGCCTGTATACCGCGACCTTTCTCTGCCTTGAAAGCGCCTGGGATGACGACCCCTCGCTCCCCTTCCCCGTGCGGGAATGGAAGGAAATGGCCGCCCTTTCCGACAGCCGTGAAATTATGGAAGAGCTGGAACGCCGCTTCCCCGGAGAAACGGCGCCGGGCGAAAAAATCGGCTACCTGCGGGGCATGGTCCGTATCAACCTCGGCAGCGGCTGGCGGGTAACCATGCCCGGCGCCATGCACGAGGAATTGGACGGCGATGACGACACCGTCCAGGTTTTCTGGGACGCTATCCACACAGTGCGCGTCTCGCGCTTCACCGTCACCGGCGACGGCATTTCCGCCGCGTCGCTTTTGGATACCGTCACGGAAGACGTCGCGGAGGCCACGGAATTTTTCCTGGAAAACCAGGAGGGCGTTCTGGCGCGCGTCGCGCATGAGCCCCAGAGAGATGACGGCGGCACCGAATATTTCGGGTCGTTTTTCTTCGCGGCCGTTGATGCCGGCCGGATTCTCTACATAAGCGTGTTTTACGACGACGAAAAGGACAGGCCCTGGGCCGAGGCAATATTTGCCTCCTGCTCCTGGCAGAACGAATAG
- a CDS encoding Membrane protein-like protein produces MIRTIANILWHVPFLGFINALYAFLLGLLLTALVITAPIGLGLIQYAKFLLFPFTRRMVPVSATGAGQNPLWAAYSAIIMLLYLPFGLFAFIVGLVQCIGLAMTIVGLPGAYIIAKSLGTYFNPVGKICVPI; encoded by the coding sequence ATGATACGGACGATCGCCAACATTCTCTGGCATGTGCCCTTTTTAGGGTTTATCAACGCCTTGTATGCTTTTTTGCTGGGGCTGCTGTTGACGGCGCTCGTGATTACGGCCCCCATCGGCCTCGGGCTTATCCAGTACGCCAAATTTCTCCTGTTTCCCTTCACCCGCAGAATGGTTCCCGTTTCCGCCACCGGCGCCGGACAAAATCCTCTATGGGCCGCGTATTCCGCCATCATCATGCTTCTGTACCTGCCGTTCGGGCTTTTTGCCTTCATCGTCGGGCTTGTGCAGTGCATCGGCCTCGCCATGACCATCGTGGGTCTGCCCGGCGCGTATATCATCGCCAAATCCCTGGGCACATATTTCAATCCCGTCGGAAAAATCTGCGTACCGATTTGA
- the thiL gene encoding Thiamine-monophosphate kinase, whose protein sequence is MNAYIASEDDFLALIASKFPNEHASLVLGRGDDCAEIACPPQMAVSTDLFVEDIHFRRAYFTPFETGYKAMAVNISDMAAAGAKPLGVSVGLITPVPFPREEAEGILDGMLHAARQHDIALTGGDLSRGEKLAFCVTIWGAPAIPATSGPRFLRRGPVAPGDALFACGTLGLARAGLFLLEERGRRAESDFPAACAAHLMPVPQVRAGLVLAGIPGCRLMDVSDGLARDLPRMLAAHGTDCGAAITLPEAFLHPETSAFARAIGENPARFAFLGGEDYALLGACPPGSLDRAAASIRDLPGDVPFLLLGTVTEKKGIMLNGERLADAGFDHFSRK, encoded by the coding sequence ATGAACGCGTATATTGCTTCCGAAGACGATTTTCTCGCCCTTATCGCATCGAAATTTCCCAACGAGCATGCGTCGCTTGTCCTCGGGCGCGGCGACGACTGCGCGGAAATCGCCTGCCCCCCCCAAATGGCCGTCAGCACCGACCTGTTCGTGGAGGACATCCACTTCCGGCGGGCCTATTTCACGCCGTTTGAAACCGGATACAAGGCAATGGCCGTGAACATCAGCGACATGGCCGCCGCCGGGGCCAAACCGCTCGGGGTCTCCGTGGGGCTCATAACGCCGGTCCCCTTCCCGCGCGAGGAGGCGGAAGGCATCCTTGACGGCATGCTCCACGCGGCACGGCAGCATGACATAGCCCTCACCGGCGGCGACCTTTCACGCGGGGAAAAACTCGCCTTTTGCGTCACCATCTGGGGCGCGCCCGCCATTCCGGCAACAAGCGGCCCGCGTTTTTTACGGCGCGGCCCGGTTGCCCCCGGCGACGCGCTTTTTGCCTGCGGCACCCTCGGCCTCGCACGAGCGGGCCTGTTCCTGCTCGAGGAGCGCGGGCGGCGTGCCGAGAGCGATTTTCCCGCCGCCTGCGCGGCGCACCTCATGCCCGTGCCGCAGGTCCGGGCGGGGCTTGTTCTCGCGGGTATTCCGGGCTGCCGCCTGATGGACGTTTCCGACGGGCTGGCGCGCGACCTGCCCCGGATGCTCGCGGCCCACGGCACCGATTGCGGCGCGGCCATCACCCTGCCGGAAGCGTTTCTGCACCCGGAAACCAGTGCCTTTGCCCGCGCGATCGGAGAAAATCCCGCCCGCTTCGCCTTTCTCGGCGGGGAGGACTACGCCCTGCTCGGCGCCTGCCCCCCCGGAAGCCTCGACCGGGCTGCCGCATCCATACGGGATCTTCCGGGCGATGTGCCGTTTCTGCTGCTGGGAACCGTTACGGAAAAAAAGGGAATCATGTTGAACGGCGAACGCCTCGCGGACGCGGGTTTCGACCATTTCAGCCGGAAATGA